The following are encoded together in the Acaryochloris thomasi RCC1774 genome:
- the psaA gene encoding photosystem I core protein PsaA, which yields MSKAGHFHQTLEKGPKTTTWIWNLHALAHDFDTHKNSNLEDISRKVFSAHFGHLAIIFVWLSGSFYHGARFSNYEAWLANPTGIKPGAQVVWPIVGQDILNADLGGGYHGIQITSGFFQIWRAWGVSSSYELTCLAIGALVMAGLVFHGGFFHYHKAAPSLEWFQNVEAMMNHHLAVLLGCGSLGWAGHLIHVSLPVNTMLDSGVTDIPLARSYVMDKAFMADMYPSFAQGIGPFFSLNWGVYSDFLTFKGGLNPTTGSLWLTDVIHHHLALGVLLIVAGHMYRTNWGIGHSMKEILEGHKGPFTGDGHKGLYEIMTTSWHAQLAVNLALLGSLSIVVAQHMYAMPPYPYLATDYATQLSIYTHHMWIGGLIICGAAAHAGIFMVRDYDPAVSQNNLLDRVLRHRDAIISHLNWVCIWLGFHSFGLYIHNDTMRALGRPQDMFSDTAIQIQPIFAQWVQSINASAAGSVRAPLAEAATSVVWGGDTVAVGGKVAMSAIPLGTADFMVHHIHAFTIHVTVLILLKGVLYARSSRLIPDKGSLGFRFPCDGPGRGGTCQVSAWDHVFLGLFWMYNSISVTIFHFSWKMQSDVWGTVSDNGAVSHITGGNFAQSAICINGWLRDFLWSQTPQVINSYGTALSAYGLMFLAAHFLWAFSLMFLFSGRGYWQELIESIVWAHNKLKVAPAIQPRALSIIQGRAVGVTHYLVGGIATTWAFFLARMIAVG from the coding sequence ATGTCAAAAGCTGGTCATTTTCATCAGACTCTAGAGAAGGGGCCCAAAACCACCACGTGGATTTGGAACCTCCATGCTCTTGCTCACGACTTTGATACACATAAAAATTCCAATCTAGAAGATATATCACGCAAAGTTTTTAGTGCCCATTTTGGCCACTTGGCGATTATCTTTGTTTGGTTGAGCGGCTCCTTCTATCACGGGGCACGCTTTTCTAACTACGAGGCTTGGTTGGCCAATCCCACTGGCATTAAGCCTGGTGCCCAAGTCGTCTGGCCCATCGTGGGTCAAGATATCTTAAACGCGGATTTGGGTGGTGGTTACCACGGAATCCAGATCACCTCTGGATTCTTTCAAATCTGGCGTGCGTGGGGCGTTTCATCGTCCTACGAGCTAACCTGCCTGGCCATTGGGGCCCTTGTAATGGCTGGCTTAGTCTTTCACGGTGGCTTTTTCCACTACCACAAGGCAGCTCCCTCTCTGGAATGGTTCCAGAATGTAGAGGCCATGATGAACCACCACCTAGCCGTTTTGCTCGGCTGTGGTTCTTTAGGATGGGCTGGCCACCTGATTCACGTTTCGTTGCCTGTCAACACCATGTTGGATTCGGGTGTAACGGATATTCCGTTGGCTCGCTCCTACGTCATGGATAAGGCGTTTATGGCCGATATGTACCCTAGCTTTGCCCAGGGTATTGGTCCATTCTTCAGCCTTAACTGGGGTGTTTACTCCGACTTCCTCACCTTCAAAGGTGGTCTTAACCCGACCACAGGAAGTCTTTGGCTAACTGACGTGATTCACCATCACCTTGCCTTAGGTGTGCTCTTGATTGTTGCGGGTCACATGTACCGCACCAACTGGGGTATTGGTCACAGCATGAAGGAAATCCTAGAAGGCCATAAGGGCCCCTTCACAGGTGACGGCCACAAAGGGCTTTACGAAATCATGACGACGTCCTGGCACGCACAGCTTGCTGTGAACCTTGCATTGCTTGGTTCCCTCAGCATTGTGGTGGCCCAGCATATGTACGCCATGCCGCCCTACCCTTACCTGGCAACAGATTACGCCACTCAGCTATCTATCTACACCCATCACATGTGGATTGGTGGATTGATTATCTGTGGTGCAGCTGCTCACGCCGGCATTTTCATGGTTCGTGACTACGATCCTGCCGTAAGTCAGAATAATCTGCTTGACCGAGTTCTAAGGCACCGAGATGCTATTATTTCGCATCTCAACTGGGTTTGTATTTGGCTGGGCTTTCACAGCTTCGGTCTCTACATTCATAACGACACCATGAGAGCCTTGGGTCGCCCTCAAGATATGTTCTCTGATACGGCGATTCAGATTCAACCTATTTTCGCCCAGTGGGTTCAGTCCATCAACGCTTCTGCCGCGGGTTCCGTTCGGGCACCATTGGCTGAAGCTGCCACCAGCGTTGTCTGGGGTGGCGACACTGTTGCCGTGGGTGGAAAAGTTGCCATGAGTGCTATTCCTTTAGGAACAGCGGACTTCATGGTTCACCACATTCACGCCTTTACAATTCACGTGACTGTGCTGATTCTGCTCAAGGGTGTTCTCTATGCCCGCAGCTCTCGTCTGATTCCAGATAAGGGTAGCCTTGGCTTTAGATTCCCTTGTGATGGCCCCGGTCGCGGTGGCACATGTCAGGTCTCTGCTTGGGACCATGTATTCCTTGGTCTGTTCTGGATGTACAACTCCATCTCAGTCACGATTTTCCACTTCAGCTGGAAGATGCAGTCTGACGTCTGGGGTACTGTCTCAGATAATGGTGCTGTTTCCCACATTACGGGCGGAAATTTCGCTCAGAGTGCGATCTGCATCAATGGTTGGCTAAGAGATTTCCTTTGGTCACAAACGCCTCAGGTCATCAATTCCTACGGGACAGCTTTGTCAGCCTATGGTCTGATGTTCCTGGCTGCTCACTTCCTGTGGGCATTCAGTCTGATGTTCTTGTTCAGTGGCCGTGGTTATTGGCAAGAGCTGATTGAATCAATCGTTTGGGCTCACAATAAGCTTAAAGTTGCTCCCGCTATTCAGCCTCGTGCTTTGAGCATTATTCAGGGTCGAGCAGTAGGGGTTACCCACTATCTCGTCGGTGGAATTGCCACAACTTGGGCATTCTTCCTGGCTCGAATGATTGCAGTAGGATAG
- the psaB gene encoding photosystem I core protein PsaB: MATKFPKFSQDLAQDPTTRRIWYGIATAHDFETHDGMTEENLYQKVFATHFGHLAIIFLWASGTIFHVAWQGNFEQWIQDPLNVRPIAHAIWDPHFGQPAVDAFTQAGASGPVDVAYSGVYHWWYTIGMRTNADLYMGCIFLMVLSCFYLFAGWLHLQPKYRPSLSWFRNAESQMNHHLAGLFGVSSLAWTGHLIHVAIPESRGQHVGWDNFLSTLPHPAGLSPFFTGRWGVYAQNPDTAGHLFGTSEGAGTAILTFVGGFHPQTESLWLTDIAHHHLAIAALFIIAGHMYKTQFGIGHSMKDILETHNPPKGWLGNAHKGIYDTYNESLHFQLAWHLACLGVITSVVAQHMYALPSYAFIAQDYTTQAALFTHHEYIAGFLMVGAFAHGAIFFVRDYDPEANKNNVLARALDHKEAIISHLSWVSLLLGFHTLGIYCHNDVVVAFGTPEKQILVEPVFAQWVQAAHGKLLYGFDTLLSNTGSVAYTAWPNNGDVWLPGWLEAVNGGGNALSPFLTIGPGDFLVHHAIALGLHTTTLILVKGALDARGSKLMPDKKDFGYAFPCDGPGRGGTCDISGWDSFYLSMFWMLNTLGWITFYWHWKHLAVWQGNVARFNESSTYLMGWFRDYLWANSSQLINGYNPFGMNSLAVWAWMFLFGHLVWATGFMFLISWRGYWQELIETLVWAHQRTPLANLIQWKDKPVALSIVQARLVGLVHFSVGYVLTYAAFIIASTSSQFG, from the coding sequence ATGGCAACTAAATTTCCTAAATTTAGCCAAGATCTCGCTCAAGATCCGACTACTCGTCGGATTTGGTACGGGATTGCCACAGCCCACGACTTTGAAACTCATGATGGGATGACAGAGGAGAACCTTTATCAAAAGGTTTTCGCAACTCATTTTGGTCATCTCGCCATTATTTTCCTGTGGGCCTCAGGCACAATCTTTCATGTAGCTTGGCAAGGCAACTTTGAACAGTGGATCCAAGATCCGCTGAACGTACGTCCCATCGCCCACGCGATTTGGGATCCTCATTTTGGTCAACCCGCTGTTGATGCGTTTACGCAGGCGGGTGCCTCTGGTCCTGTAGATGTCGCCTATTCGGGCGTTTACCACTGGTGGTACACCATTGGTATGCGAACCAATGCTGACCTTTACATGGGCTGCATCTTTCTGATGGTGCTTTCCTGCTTCTATCTGTTCGCAGGTTGGCTTCATCTACAGCCCAAGTACCGTCCCAGCTTGTCTTGGTTCAGAAATGCTGAATCACAGATGAACCATCACTTAGCCGGTCTATTTGGTGTGAGTTCTCTCGCTTGGACTGGTCACTTGATTCACGTTGCGATTCCCGAATCTCGCGGGCAGCATGTGGGTTGGGATAACTTCCTATCCACCTTGCCTCACCCTGCAGGTTTGTCGCCTTTCTTTACGGGTCGCTGGGGAGTCTATGCCCAGAACCCAGATACCGCTGGCCATTTATTTGGTACCAGTGAAGGTGCGGGAACTGCGATCTTGACGTTTGTGGGTGGTTTTCATCCTCAAACTGAGTCTCTGTGGTTAACAGACATTGCCCATCACCATTTGGCGATTGCGGCTCTGTTCATCATTGCGGGTCATATGTATAAGACCCAATTTGGTATTGGCCACAGCATGAAGGACATCCTTGAGACTCACAATCCTCCCAAAGGATGGCTCGGCAATGCCCATAAAGGTATCTACGATACCTACAATGAGTCTCTCCACTTTCAGTTGGCTTGGCACCTTGCTTGTCTCGGTGTGATCACCTCTGTTGTGGCTCAGCATATGTACGCTCTGCCGTCCTACGCTTTCATCGCGCAGGACTATACGACACAGGCTGCGTTATTTACGCACCATGAGTATATTGCGGGTTTCTTGATGGTGGGTGCATTTGCCCACGGCGCGATTTTCTTCGTCCGTGATTATGATCCAGAAGCGAACAAGAATAACGTCTTGGCTCGTGCGCTTGATCATAAAGAGGCAATCATCTCTCACCTGAGCTGGGTTTCCCTGCTGCTCGGTTTCCATACCTTAGGCATCTACTGCCATAACGACGTTGTCGTTGCCTTTGGGACACCTGAGAAGCAGATTTTAGTGGAGCCTGTATTTGCGCAGTGGGTACAAGCTGCTCACGGTAAATTGCTTTACGGGTTTGATACGCTGCTCTCTAATACAGGTAGCGTTGCTTATACAGCATGGCCCAATAATGGTGACGTTTGGTTGCCAGGTTGGCTAGAGGCTGTCAACGGTGGTGGCAATGCTTTGTCTCCATTCCTAACGATCGGTCCTGGTGACTTCTTGGTTCACCACGCAATTGCTCTGGGTCTCCACACCACTACTTTGATCTTGGTCAAAGGTGCATTGGATGCCAGAGGTTCTAAGCTAATGCCGGACAAAAAAGACTTCGGCTACGCTTTCCCTTGTGATGGTCCTGGTCGTGGTGGCACTTGCGATATCTCGGGTTGGGATTCCTTCTATCTGTCAATGTTCTGGATGCTCAATACACTTGGGTGGATAACGTTCTATTGGCATTGGAAGCACCTTGCTGTTTGGCAAGGTAATGTGGCTCGTTTTAACGAAAGTTCCACCTACCTGATGGGCTGGTTCCGAGATTACCTGTGGGCAAACTCTTCGCAGTTAATCAATGGTTATAACCCCTTCGGCATGAATAGTCTTGCGGTTTGGGCTTGGATGTTCCTGTTCGGCCACCTTGTGTGGGCTACAGGCTTCATGTTCCTGATCTCTTGGCGTGGTTATTGGCAAGAGCTGATTGAAACCCTCGTTTGGGCACATCAGCGTACGCCACTAGCCAACCTAATTCAGTGGAAGGATAAGCCAGTTGCACTATCTATCGTTCAAGCTCGTCTTGTTGGCTTAGTGCACTTTTCCGTTGGTTATGTTCTGACCTATGCGGCCTTCATCATTGCATCAACCTCTAGCCAATTTGGCTAG
- a CDS encoding DUF1830 domain-containing protein — protein MAQIIDPLPSDSSDSIVCCYRNVTSKIQVARITNIPNWYFERVIFPGQHLVFESTPEAQLEIHTGMMASAILSDTIPCYRLRVEQSVSASSQFIQSQNYQEGEAASPGVAIHQAS, from the coding sequence ATGGCTCAAATTATTGATCCCCTCCCTTCTGATAGCAGTGATAGCATCGTTTGCTGCTATCGCAACGTTACCAGCAAAATTCAAGTAGCCCGAATCACTAACATCCCCAACTGGTATTTTGAGCGTGTTATTTTTCCGGGGCAACACTTAGTATTTGAGTCAACACCTGAGGCGCAGTTAGAGATCCACACAGGTATGATGGCAAGCGCAATTCTATCGGATACCATTCCTTGCTATCGGCTTAGAGTCGAACAAAGTGTCTCTGCTTCCAGTCAGTTTATCCAATCACAGAATTATCAAGAAGGTGAGGCAGCATCACCAGGCGTTGCTATTCATCAAGCCTCATAG
- a CDS encoding photosystem II high light acclimation radical SAM protein: MLARILYVRLPCNPIFPIGVVYLADHIQKRFPETEQRIFDLGTVPPLDFKAALERCIDEFRPSLLVFSWRDIQIYAPVGGRGGNPLQNAFEFYYARNPLKRVRGALGGLRMAVTYLKELWQNLGLIKRGLMRARIHNPDVEVVVGGGAVSVFYEQLGSMLPQGAIISVGEGEALIEKMLQGHDFRDERCYIVGEEQPRDRMIHEWPTPIEKTACDYDYIQRIWPEFEYYLQEQDFYVGVQTKRGCPHNCCYCIYTVVEGKQVRINPANEVVAEMQQLYNRGIRNFWFTDAQFIPARRFIPDAVELLEKILETGMTDIHWAAYIRADNLTPELCDLMVKTGMNYFEIGITSGSQELVRKMRMGYNLRTVLNNCRDLKAAGFNDLVSVNYSFNVIDERPETIRQTIAYHRELERIFGADKVEPAIFFIGLQPHTHLEKYAFEQGMLKPGYDPLSIHLPWVAKKLLWNPEPLGSMFAEVCLHAWNRNPNDFGREVMAILEERFGCAPLESSLTAPLRPKLREPASVVR; encoded by the coding sequence ATGCTAGCTCGAATTCTGTATGTTCGTCTTCCCTGCAATCCAATCTTCCCAATTGGTGTTGTGTACTTAGCGGATCATATTCAGAAACGTTTCCCTGAAACTGAACAACGAATTTTTGATTTAGGTACAGTGCCCCCGCTAGATTTCAAAGCTGCACTAGAGCGCTGTATTGATGAATTTCGTCCCAGTCTATTGGTTTTCTCTTGGCGGGATATTCAAATTTATGCGCCGGTAGGTGGACGCGGCGGTAATCCTCTTCAGAATGCTTTCGAATTTTACTATGCTCGCAATCCTTTAAAGCGCGTAAGAGGTGCTCTAGGAGGCTTGCGGATGGCCGTAACCTACCTCAAAGAGCTGTGGCAGAATTTAGGTCTTATTAAGCGTGGGCTGATGCGGGCGCGAATCCACAATCCTGATGTTGAAGTTGTTGTGGGTGGCGGTGCAGTTAGCGTTTTCTATGAACAGCTTGGTTCAATGCTGCCGCAGGGAGCAATTATTTCAGTGGGTGAGGGGGAAGCTCTAATAGAGAAAATGCTTCAGGGTCATGATTTTCGCGATGAGCGCTGCTATATCGTAGGTGAAGAGCAGCCGCGAGACCGTATGATTCATGAATGGCCGACTCCGATCGAAAAAACGGCCTGTGATTATGACTATATTCAACGTATCTGGCCTGAATTTGAGTACTATTTACAGGAACAAGATTTTTACGTTGGTGTACAGACGAAGCGTGGCTGTCCTCATAACTGTTGTTACTGTATATACACTGTAGTCGAAGGGAAGCAGGTTCGGATTAATCCTGCGAATGAAGTGGTTGCAGAAATGCAGCAGCTTTACAATCGTGGTATTCGTAACTTTTGGTTTACTGATGCTCAATTCATTCCGGCCCGTCGCTTTATTCCCGATGCCGTGGAATTGTTAGAGAAAATTTTGGAAACAGGCATGACGGATATCCATTGGGCCGCTTATATCCGTGCTGATAATTTGACGCCAGAGTTGTGTGACCTAATGGTTAAGACTGGCATGAATTATTTTGAGATTGGGATCACGAGTGGTTCGCAAGAGCTAGTTCGCAAAATGCGAATGGGGTATAACCTCCGCACGGTTCTAAATAACTGTCGTGACTTGAAAGCTGCAGGGTTCAATGATTTAGTCTCAGTGAACTATTCTTTCAATGTGATTGATGAACGCCCTGAAACGATTCGGCAGACGATTGCTTATCATAGAGAGCTAGAGAGAATTTTTGGTGCTGACAAGGTCGAGCCAGCTATCTTCTTCATTGGCTTACAGCCCCACACTCATCTTGAAAAGTATGCGTTTGAGCAGGGAATGCTCAAGCCTGGTTATGATCCATTGAGTATTCATCTTCCGTGGGTTGCAAAGAAGTTGCTATGGAATCCTGAGCCGTTGGGATCTATGTTTGCGGAAGTCTGCTTGCACGCCTGGAATCGTAATCCCAATGATTTTGGTCGTGAAGTGATGGCAATTTTAGAAGAACGATTTGGCTGCGCGCCCTTAGAGTCATCATTGACAGCTCCTCTGCGTCCCAAGCTCCGCGAACCTGCCAGCGTTGTTCGCTAA
- a CDS encoding pentapeptide repeat-containing protein — MHQIDEEQLLADYAQGKRNFQNLDLSNIQLFGKNLKDIDFSGSNLSQAYLAYSNLSNTIFQGAVLKNIQLEQANLNSANFQDTVLHGINLFRASFYNANLFKARLIQIDLRSADLRQANLTQAVLQAVNLRNANLIDTNFTQAQLIDTDLFRARGADLTNASISPSTIMSNGFPHDLES; from the coding sequence ATGCACCAGATTGACGAAGAACAACTGCTGGCAGACTACGCTCAGGGTAAGCGCAACTTCCAGAATCTTGATCTCAGTAACATTCAGTTATTCGGGAAAAACCTCAAAGATATTGATTTCAGCGGCAGTAACCTCAGCCAAGCTTATTTAGCCTATTCCAATCTCAGCAATACAATTTTTCAAGGTGCAGTTTTAAAGAATATACAGCTTGAGCAAGCCAACCTAAATAGTGCAAACTTTCAAGACACGGTGCTGCACGGAATAAATTTATTCCGTGCAAGTTTTTACAATGCCAACCTCTTCAAGGCCAGGTTAATACAGATTGACCTCCGTAGCGCTGATCTTCGGCAAGCAAATCTAACTCAAGCAGTTCTTCAAGCAGTAAACCTTAGAAATGCAAACCTCATCGATACTAACTTTACGCAAGCCCAACTTATAGATACTGATCTGTTCCGTGCCCGCGGAGCCGACTTGACAAACGCATCCATTTCTCCAAGCACAATCATGTCCAACGGGTTTCCGCACGATCTAGAATCTTAG
- a CDS encoding asparaginase — MNMGKRKSTAALDIHLLREGIIESKHHAEVVVCDQRGRVLSTAGNVETSYFVRSALKPFQALAVTTTGTMGQFELSDRDLAIVCGSHQGNLDQVRQVFNVLWRCDVDPSLLKCPIPKGSSSPLQHTCSGKHAGMLAVCQQCNWPLQTYHQNRHPLQQLILAKLAEMLQMPAAEFIAARDDCGVPTYCMELAQMAALYAKLAAGDNLDLERIVRAMTHHPTLVSGAEHFDTDLMDLTAGEIVSKSGAEGIQCIGRVSEGMGLAIKVKDGAKRAKYAAAIHVLKELGWITPTVADTLAEQYLILSNCKRLEVLGELSMI, encoded by the coding sequence ATGAATATGGGAAAGCGAAAGTCAACAGCAGCATTGGATATCCACCTGTTGCGGGAAGGCATTATTGAGTCAAAACACCATGCTGAAGTTGTCGTCTGCGATCAGCGGGGACGGGTTCTGTCTACAGCTGGGAATGTCGAAACAAGCTATTTTGTGCGGTCAGCGCTGAAGCCGTTCCAAGCACTTGCGGTAACAACGACAGGCACAATGGGACAGTTTGAGCTGAGCGATCGCGACCTTGCCATTGTTTGCGGTTCCCATCAGGGTAATTTAGATCAGGTACGCCAAGTCTTCAATGTTTTGTGGCGCTGTGATGTTGATCCTAGCTTACTAAAATGCCCAATTCCAAAGGGCAGCAGCAGTCCACTTCAGCATACCTGTTCTGGCAAACATGCTGGAATGCTAGCCGTCTGTCAACAGTGCAACTGGCCACTACAAACTTATCATCAGAACCGCCACCCACTTCAGCAGCTCATCTTAGCTAAGCTAGCAGAAATGCTGCAGATGCCAGCGGCCGAATTCATTGCTGCTCGCGACGACTGTGGCGTACCAACCTACTGCATGGAGCTGGCCCAAATGGCCGCTCTGTACGCAAAACTCGCAGCCGGAGATAATCTAGATCTTGAACGGATTGTGCGAGCAATGACTCACCATCCCACACTGGTCTCAGGTGCCGAGCATTTCGATACCGACTTAATGGATTTGACCGCCGGTGAGATCGTCAGTAAATCTGGGGCTGAGGGGATTCAATGCATTGGCCGCGTTAGTGAAGGAATGGGACTAGCTATCAAAGTAAAAGATGGTGCGAAGCGCGCCAAGTATGCGGCAGCTATTCATGTCCTCAAAGAACTGGGATGGATCACGCCGACAGTTGCAGATACATTAGCGGAGCAGTATCTCATTCTCAGCAACTGCAAACGTTTAGAGGTTCTAGGCGAACTGTCTATGATTTAG